From the Lactuca sativa cultivar Salinas chromosome 9, Lsat_Salinas_v11, whole genome shotgun sequence genome, the window cccataggatgctccatggatgctccatgggagttacaaacccatgggtcatggaaatgaagagtcatgacacattagggtttacatagtgtaaccctagttgtgtcaacgctatataaagaacatattctccaccaaaatcggctacagataagaaacaagagggctaggctgattttagaagtgtgtattcattctaaagtcattccaaaagcatttgttgttgtgtgaagcatttgacgcatcacacttggggtgctaggctcacttggtttcaaggatcataagcaacaacaaggtatgttattctatctttcattcaagttaaaaattgttctcCATGTATGCTAGAGAGGTATATAACCttagaattcaactttgcatgattattagacaaacatagatccaaggttattagggttgcatgtacacttaggaagtgttagaatgctcaaaacccatcagagtgATTTTCAACGGAAAAAATTTCAACGATTGTATCCTCAACACAAGGATggtcacccgctacgaggacaaagaatatgtccttgacaaagagCTGAAAGTGGTGGACATAAACACTGCCACTCCCGaaagagattgctaccttcgaggcccatgagcgtgatgacACAAacgtccattgcatcatgctagcgacaaTGACTGATCAACTTGAAAAGTCCAACGAAGACTTCTATCCCTACAAAATGCATCAGGACTTGGTGGAAAGGTATCACCAAAGTGCGAGGAAGGAAacgtatgagatcatcacttcgatgatcacagCTAGGATGAGAGACGGAGAGTCTGTCATTGCTCATCTGTAGAAGTTGCAGAGGTATGCTGACcgcctgctgaagttaaatgttaacttcgatgaagagctagcgattgacatcattcttcaTTCACTGCCACCCTGCTTCAACCACtttcgcatgacctaccacatgattAAATAGGAGGTCACGTTGCAAGTTGCAAGGTGTATTGAGGATTGCTGAGAGTAaactcaaggacaagtctgttgtacAAACTCCTACTCCTGCTGTTGCCCCagtcttggcaattgggcaaggaaagggtaagaagaggaaggctccctcaaagatccaccataagggaaagtcccatgatgacacctcttctagtggaaccaaggctagttctgctaaacccaactccaaCCCCAAGGATGCAGGGTGTCATCACTGCCacgaaatagggcattggaaacgaagctgcccgaaatatctgcaaaacatcaaggatggaaagatcaagccatcctacgcaggtatttacactattcaatctaatgattcatcacatgctaattcttgggtacttgatacaggatgtggttttcacatcttTTCTGATATGtcgggcctaagaagaaatagggatatggagcatgggaagataaacttgatcatggggaaatAAGAGCGTCACCTGTCacgaagattggagtttactctttagtgcttagtaatggattaggactagatttcaataatttttgctattcgccagaaatggcaagaaatatcatttcttttcattgtttgtatagacaaggttttagatattcatttgataatgaaaagggttctattaatgcttaccttaatggtgttttctattttgaagcattgccttgtaatggaatatatgaaactctgatggttgtagacaacttaggaaatgatgtgttgcatatcgaatcttccaatagtttggaaaaagcatgtttgtggcattgtcgtcttggagatgttaacaagaaacgcataggccaactccaaaaggatggagtgttgaagtcattcgaccttagggacgatgacgtgtgcgagtcttgttttcttggaaagatgaccaagtcaccctttactggtacttgtgaaaggggtgagggtctattggatcttatacacaccgatgtgtgtgagcCCTTTAGATCCAACACAAAGGATGCGagctgcttctatgtgactttcaccgttgattatagcagatatgggtatatgtacttaatcaagcacaagtcagaaacctttgaaaagttcaaagagtttaagaggAAGTGGAGActtagttgggcaggaaaattaagatgcttcgatccgatcgaggtggtgagtaccttagtcttgaattcaACGTCTACCccaaggaatgcggaatcgtttagcaattgacgccacctaggacactgtagttgaatggtgtggctgagaggcgtaatcaaaccttgttggacatggttcgttccatgatgagtcgtgcttcgttacctatctcattctgggggtatgccttagagactgccacccatatccttaaccaagtccctacaaagaaggttgccataACACCTCACGAGATGGTGACAGGGAAAGCTCActcgttggcacacatcaaggttttgggttgtgaggctttcgtaagacgagagactcacgacaagctcgagccTCGTAGTGAATggcgtattttcatcggctaccagcagaagtcctttggatatctcttctataggccGAGTGACAATGTTTTCTTCGTTGCCAGgataggggttttccgagaacgagaactcataatccaaggggacagtgggaggaaaatcgatcttgaagagcttcaagagtcgagtgatgaaggaacctccaaCGTTGGCACTTAACCCGAGGatgaaactccggttgaaccaattgacgaatccttacttcttagatgttccagtagagttagtgttccacctgtgttatatggttttcatataacaagtgagggtgataTGTTTATTTATGATAGTACagtaataaatttggatgaacctaatagctacaagccCGGAGTCtaaaaaatggaaagaggctatggacggagagattcagtccatgtatgacaaccaagtttggaatttggttgacaatgttccggttcgtaagacagtcgggtgcaaatggatcttcaagaaaaataccgacatggatgggaaggtacacacttataaggcgcgattggttgcgaaggcctttactcaaactcccggagttgactatgatgagaccttctcactagttgcgaagataaaatctattagggtgatgatAGCCATTACTGCATtccatgattatgagatatggcagatggatgtcaaaaccgcgttCCTTAACGAGAAGTtaactgaggatgtttacatgaatcggaCAGAGGGTTTTGTTCATACGAagcaccccaatagagtgtgtaagcttgagaagtccatttatggattgaaacaagcatctcgctaatggaatctttgtttcgatgagaaagtcaaagtgtTTGGTTTTCTACAAAGCgatgatgaatcatgtgtatatgtcaaagccagtgggagtatagttagcttcctcgtattgtatgtcgatgacatactactcatagaaaACGACATCCTGAccctgcaggaagtcaagtcctggcttgggaagtgtttcacaatgaaggacctcggagaggctgcctatattttgggaacaaggatagtaagaaacaggaaTAAAAGGATAATAGGAcatagtcagaatacttacttggacaaagtACTAAAGCATTTTAGCATATAGAATTCCTTGAAAGGGGAGttactgatacaaagtaatgccaagttgagtaagactcaaagtccgagtaccgaagtcgagatagcagagatgagccgagtaccatacgcttccacagttggctcgatcatgtatgctatgacttgtactcgccttgatgtggccttcgctttaagcatggtcagcatatatcaagggaaccctggcaaagcacattggaccgcagtcaagaatattcttaagtaccttcataGGACCagggaatggtttctagtcctcggtgggagtgatgacttaagggtgcgagggtatagtgatgctagtttttagACAGACCGAGACAACTACCGTTCtaagtcaggctgggtctttagcCCAaagggaggagcagtgacatggaaaagtgcCAAGCAgtaaaccgtagctgattcaacgtgcgaatcagagtatattgcagcaagcgaagcgtcaaaggaggagatatggttgaagaacatcATCGAAAGCCTTGGAGTTACGCCAATCATAAatgagcccatggaaattttctgtgataatgaaggaatgGCTTCCTTGATCAAGGaatcgagggatcatggtagatctcgacatatcgacaggaaatatcattttattcgacattgggtggaagagggactcctcgtagtgaagagggtatcgtcgaaggataacccaacagatccccttacgaagggattgagtagggttaagcacttgcagcatgctaggactATCGGGATGAAGGACAatataagtttagattagatagcttcgaaacgtgtaatagataaatgtaactgatagggatgagcaaaaggaccgaaccagCCCGAACCGGACCCGAcccgggaaccggcttcggccaaaatcaagaaccgaaccggtccggcggttctaccggttcacGGTTTCTAGCGGTTCTtttcgtgtcttcaaatgttggaaccggtcctcgaaaaataaaatcatacggttccggtttttgctGGTTCTACCGGTTTTTGTCGGTTCTACAGGTTTCAGTTATATCGGTTCCGATTCCTACCGgtttccggttccaaaaatccacaaaaataacgtcccggtcccggcccgaccggtttcATTGGGTTCCAGTTCCGGTGCCGGTTCTGGTTCCCGTACCGGTTCTGGCCGGTTcaccggtccatatgctcatccctagtaattgacatttaatgattaaaaaaaggggtattatttataagtaaaattattgtcttatgttgattatttacctattatttcactttgcatgttttgacttccttaataaggatagtaagaaacagggataATAAGAAACAGGAGTAAGAagataataggacttagtcagaatacttacttggacaaagtactaaagcgttttagtatagAGAATTCGTAGAAAGGGGAGTTAcagatacaaagtaatgccaagtttagtaagactcaaagtctgagtaccgaagtcgagatagcagagatgagccaagtaccatacgcttccgcagttggcttggtcatgtatgctatgacttgtacttgccttGATGTTGCcttcgctttaagcatggtcaacacatatcaagggaaccctagaaAAGCACactggaccgcagtcaagaatattcttaagtacctttagaggaccaaggaatggtttctattcctcgatgggagtgatgacttaagggtgcgagggtatagtgacgacagttttcagacagaccgagacaactaccgttctctgtcaggctgggtctttaccctaaaggaaggagcagtgacctggaaaagttccaagcaagaaaccgtagctgattcaacgtgcgaatcaaagtaTATTGCGacaagcgaagcgtcaaaggaggcaatatggttgaagaacttcatcgaagaccttggagttgtgccagccataaatgagcccatggaaattttctgtgataatgaaggaatggttgccttgaccaaggaatcgAGGGGTCATgatagatctcgacatatcgacaggaaatatcatttGATTCGACATCGAgaggaagagggactcctcgtagtgaagagggtatcgtcggaagataacccaacagatccccttacgaagggattgagtagggtttagcacttgcagcatgctaggaccatcgggctgaaggatgatattagtttagattagatagctttgaaacCTGTTATAGATAAATATAATtactagggatgagcaaaaggaccgaaccggcccGAACTGGGAACCGGCTatggccaaaatcaagaaccgaatcggcccggcggttctaccggttcctgGTTCCTAGCGGTTCTTTTTGTGTCTTCAAATGTTTGAACCGATTCTctaaaaatagcatcatacggttccggtttttgtcggttctaccggttccggttatatcggttccggttcccggttccaaaaatccacaaaaataacgtcccagTCCtagcccgaccggttccatcgggttccggttccggtgccgGTCCCGAttccggtaccggttccggccggttccccggtccatatgctcatccctagtaatttacatttgatgattaaagaaaggcgtattatttataagtaaagttactgtcttgtgttgattttttacctattgtttcactttgcatgttttgacttcctaaataataagattattcgaacttTCCATAGTCGCTCATacattgggagtaggtatgaaagaagattgtcatgaattagtgtgtagattgtctaaagtatattagacatagcaaaggtttgctgcaacattcatgagtgcttatgaatatgatttgagtgtTGTATTAAACATGCCCTTactagtatcacttcatggaatttatctcaagtgatcgcaagacgataaaatcatatggtcttaaaacctagatgtatgatttattatttgcaagttggttatgcattgataatgtgtaaacgcatccaaaacttgatgttataaaacgcgttgttgtgtatgatttgaggagtgaatggtaaatgcatataagtcaaagtttatctattccttttatcctaagagggtaaaagcgatatctgggcccctcgatgatttcgtttgacttatgtgtcgggctcgatcaggactgaattgatgtgctcAATTAAGTTCTATCTCAGACGAAtcaaagatcgagaaacaaactgctggacaataagtatgactatgttccatgtaattttccgcaagatatctagaatggaggactatacaatcccttatctaaaggacaggttattgATAAGATCATGAGTTTTGAGAActgcgattgctaatcggatcctgaaATCACATTTTCATTtgaagttattagacttatccaactgggagaCTATTAGaatagtttctaagtccataactatatttggtatggaCTTGACCCACTtgtgcgtggtccttttgggttgccttcaccaaagcaacatgactgaatgaataatagagaaagaggttgttATGGTTATTAGTAtactataagaataatatattaaaagagaaatcatatttgtttaattaacattagtcaagaattaattaagaattaattttgtggtcaaaagaagttaattgaactaaggggaccaaattgtaattatgtgataattacAAGGTTGGTTAAGGAAACCCTAaaggatagggtggacgaattctaaggataaggccttaagaattcgtccaaATGAGGGATTCTAGAgttatcttatgggctgcttggtggctaagtaactAGATAATGATAataactgaaaccctaattcccacacctatataaggaccccttgggtAAGTGAATTCGGAAACACCTAACCCTAGAAGTCTTGGAGCCGAATTTTTCCTCTtccctctctcttgcttcatccaattgcttttggtgtttttgattcaTTAGGGGTACAACATTTTaggtgctaaggttctcaaaGTTTCAAGATCTACAATCGACAATCacggtattcatctaacttttttatttgatattcaattagttttgttgtatgctagattagggttttgcaagtcttggacaatATGAATGTATCAttagaaaaaatagatccaagcattagggtttgcatgaacaccataggaatgttgttatgctcatgACCCAACAATCTCTTCCATTGGAGTCAAGAGAGACTctaaagtgtctgtgtggtttcccgttgaattacgatcacaTGTTTATTGAGAAACTATGAAAGCCATCTTTTAGTTAGGCTTTAAGGGTGGTTTGATCTTCAACCAAACTACGAAACTTGATATAAGTCCGAATGCTCGATGAAGTACTTTTCTGATCGGTGTAGCCGTAAAAACAAGTATGCTTTGGAATTATTTTAAGTGTCTAGGATAAGtatagaaatctcaagaaaaataaaaattggatCTATTAGGAAGAAATGACTTAGGTCTAGAACATCTCATTGAGATCACATAAAAAGGAAAAATAGATTTCCTGTTACTAACCACGAAAGTGGACATTCGTTAATTCCAAGGTGAAATATCTAGAACATGTATATTGTTCGCCGTCAATTCGTAtatatgtgttggattttgggtttcactcaattcgTGGTTATAACGAatttaagatcatgaacacataattGGTTGTAACTATAAACCATAATGCTAACTTCTTAGATTCTCAAGGGTTGCATTTTTGAATGCGGAAGTTGTTGGAGAAATAGTATCGGGTGGTTCCAAAGAAAAAATGTACCGCTGCTATACGAAAGTGACAAAGCAGGTAGATCTTAAGTCGATGTGAAACGAGTTAGGTAGCTCTGGACTTATGTGAATCAACAGCCTTATTGGGAATAAATGGTCACTATTatcgattcattaaggcttctACATAGAAAGTATTTGAGGCTTTGGtcgacatgcaacaacatgcttctagggacacttaactaatgcaAATTAAGTTTCGAAATTTATACCTGCCCCATCCTTCGTAActaagatcaccaggatgttttcCTTAAAACCTGATCAATTagctaatatttttggtattttgtaaTTTTATGATTGAAATAAATggtgaaaataaagaaaatatttttgtatttttgtttttctgaaaaacaaataaaaacaaaagaaatacatttttttggattttttatacttttgaaaaaaaaataaatacaaattgaAAGAAATGAAAAGTAATAAAGAAAATGTACAAAGGATATGAATAGTTCCAAACCACGAATGAACAGTGTACTATGAGTCATTGCGAATAGTCGCAGTGTGAACAGTTGGTTGCGAGTTACTGCGAGCGTTCGCACCGATTCGTAGGACAAAAACATGACTACGATGCACTGCGAGTGTTCGCACCAATTCCTAGGCCAAAAAGATGACTACGAGTCACTGCAAGCGTTCGCACCAATTCGCAGGCCTGTCAAAAACCTATAACAAGGATGGTGGTTTTGGAACGGATTCAACCtctatcattcctaagccttgaagATGCGATTGAATGATTGTTCGGATAAGGCTTTTATGAAGATGTTGGCTAACTGATCAGCGGATCTTACAAAGTGTatctcgacatttccatcttccacatgatctttgatgaagtgatatctcagtgtgatgtgtttcgtctttgaatgttgcactgggttatgacaaatgcgaatggcGCCTTCTGAATCGCAGTATAATGGGATTCGTTTCATGAAGATACCAtcgtcacgaagttgactctgaatccaaataactTGTGAAGTGCAAGATGCAGTGGCTATATACTCTACTTCAGCAGTCGTAGGGGGACGTAGGTTTGCTTTTtagattgccaactcaccaatttgccatcaagaaattggcatcctcccgtTGTACTTTTTCTATCTAGACCGcaacctccaagatcagcatccaaAAAAGCTTGCACAAAGAAACCTGAACCAGAGGTGTACCATATTCCCAATAAGGATGGTCGCTTGAGATACCTAAAGATGGTCTTAACAGCTGTCACGTGAGGTTCacatggattagcttgaaacctagtaCAATAGCAAACGAAAAACATGATATTTGGACGACTAGCAGTTAGATATATCAATGACTCTATCATTTGAAGATAAAGAGTCATATCAACAACTGGTTTATCCAGAGATGGTGTTAGTTTCTTTctaaatgccattggaaccttcacttttgaatctcccatcattccaaacttggaGAGTAAGGTCTTTGTATAAGCTTGTTTATTGATAAAGATCCCTTCCTgactctgtcttatattcaagTCAGGGAAAAAAATAATCAGACCCATGGAGcgcatctcaaatttagtttccatcaactttcggaactCAGCTATTAAGTTGGGATTAGTTAATCTgaagataatgtcatcaacataaatctggACGATCATCaaatggtcaccatctttcttgcgaaataagGTTGGCTTGACTGATCATTGTTTAAATTTAGCCTGTTTTAGAAAATGAGTTAGAGTTTCATATCAGGGtcttggagcttgctttagaCCGTAAATTGCCTTGTCCAAAATGTAATAGTTGTTCAGATACTTTTTGTTTATGAACCCTGGTGATTGTTCTACATACACTATTTCTTTGAGTTCCCCATTTaggaatgcacacttgacgtccatctgaaaaacttcaaagttcttgtgtgctgcGTATGCCAGAAAGATGCGAATGAATTCTAACCTTGCAATGGGTGCGAACGTTTCTTTGTAGTCTATGCCTTCTTCCTAATAATATCCCCTTACTACGAGTCGCGCCTTATTTCTTATTACATTTCCTTCCTTATCTGACTTGTTGTGAAATACCTATTTAAGACCAACAACGGATGCATCCTTTGGAGTGGGAATAAGTCTCCAAAGCTTGTTTCGTTCGAATTCATTGAGCTCCTCCTGCATTGCTtgtacccaatcagagtgatcaagagcaattTGAACATTTTTAGGTTCAATTTTGGAGATAAACGAATTGAACATGGGAAATTCCACTTTTGAGAATAGTGCAGTTCCCTTCGGCTTTTGTTGACATCTCGTAAGAACACCTGAAGACGAATATCCTATGACttgagtttttggatgatctttggtccatttagcCAAtagagggtaatttggatcatatgtTGGATCCAATTCTGCATTTACTTCTTTAAACTCTGATTGTACATCCGaatcattattcacatttctattctccccctcgaatgatgtatGAATATAATCTTTTGAATTAGGATTCTCCCCTGGAAAGGTTACTCTAAGCTGACTTCAGGGGTTTCGTTCTCCCCCTGAATAGGTGTATCAGATGAGGAGGTTGAAGTAGAACCCTCCCCCTACGATGTAAGATTCAGATTTGTAGGTTGAACTGGAACTTCAGGATCTTTCGTAGTGGTGTGTTCCTGTTCCATTTCTTTCGTAGCGTCGTCAATGATTTTCGTCGGTTCCTCTTCCTTTTTGTCTGCTGCTTTGGACTCTGAGGAGATTGCCTTTACTGGCTCATCGAATAAGTTCATGAACTCCTCGTAAAGGTTGGAGAGTGGGATGGTGGCAGGATTCGGTTTAGAAAAGATCTCCTATGTTGGACTGTCATTCTTCTGaaacttcttcatgtaattatcgtCGAACgtaacatagtaggtttctttAATCCTTTTGTATCTTTTGTTGAGAACCCAATATGCTTTAGAAGTTAGAGAATATCCCAGGAAGATACCTTCATCAGCCTTCACATCGAATTTGTTCCTTTGAGTTGAAGATAAAGCACCtggaaccaaaaacatggaaaaacttgacattagGCTTTCgattttttataatttcttaTGGGGTGAAAGAGAATTGCTTATTGAGGATGGATCAGTTTTGGGTAAAGCAAGCAGTTCCAGTCGCATCTGCCTAGAAGTAAAGTAGCAGATTTGTCAATGACAACATGGTCCTCGCAACTTCGCACGACGAGCGGTTTCATCTTTCGACTACcctgttttgttgaggagtataagtAGTAAAAATATTGTGAGTTACTCCTTTCGCAGTTAGGAATTCTACAAactcttggtttttgaattccagaccattgtcactGCGAACATTACGAACCAGCTTTCGCAGTTGAAGCTCCATCTGCTTTATGAAGCCCTTGAGCTTAGGAGTGGCTTctaatttctgtttaagaaaatgAACTCAAGTGAATCCGGAAAAATCATCTATAATTATGAGAATATATCtattaccaccaatgctttcaagtGCAGAAGGACCAAAAAGTTCTATATGCAATAGTTCAAGTGGTTCAGTGACTTTCGTGTTCATAATCATTGGATGACTCTTCCTGCTCTattttcccatttcacaagcttCACAAATATGTTCTTTTTCAAGTTTCAGGAGTAGTAATCCTCGCACATGATCAACAAGAACAAGCttgttgatatatttaaaattgaGATGCGAGAGCCTCCTGTGCCATAGCCAACTATCATCAGTAGAAGCTTTTGCAAGTGAGAAAATTGCTAGCTTCGCTTTGATAGGATTCAGATTCAGTGGATACATTTCACCTTTGCGTTTTGATTTCAGTCATGTCCCCACCACCAACTGTGAACCACTAATGAGGTTGTGTTGCAGTCCTTCCACGTACATGACCTTTCGAATTGAAAACTCTCCATTGTTTATCATTCCATAAACTTTGATTTCACCAAGTGAACTTTTGTCATATTTTAGTGCTCTAAACTCTCGTAGTTCCTCCTTCCTAcctatcatgtgacgcgagcagccactgtcgatgtaccactCAGAGTCAAACTGATCGTCACATATTACCAGCGAAAgttaagtagatttaggaacccaaagttggtTGGGCCCTCGTGAGTTTTTCATAGGAAATGTAATAGCAGGATCAACTAGATAAGTTCAATTAATTAAGCTTGTTTTTATCTTTCTTTGTGATTTGAAAAATACTAATCCTATTGTCTTTTGAGTTGGTATCCTTGGAGGACagattcttttgtttattttggaTTTGTTGTTTAACAATCTTTTTCTCAACTATCTTGGGATTAGCTTCGGATCTTTTAAGAGGAACTTTAGGCTACAAAACTATCATTCCTTTGCCTTTTACATCACGCAAAGTCTTGGTAGAATGTGAAACATTCATGTTAGGAGACAGGTGAGAGTTGGATTTCTATACAGGTTTCGCATGATTTGGAAAggatgatttttgaaattttttttgagatGAGACATGTGGACCATGATTTTGTTTAAAATTCTTAGGTTTCACATGTGAAGAGACTTTAGCATTTGGATTGAGTTTTTCATTATGAACAAAGTTGGGATTCTTAGATTGCCATAACTACTTTCTTTATGAACTGAGTTGGGATTCTTAGATTGCCATAATTGCTTTCTCTCCTTGATATTTTTGTTGTATCTATCATTCCTTTGGCGTTTTTGAGTTGCGAACTACTCAGAGGATTTGAGAATGATAGCCCTAGGTTTTGGGTTTCTGATAGGGGATTCGATCAGAACTGACAATGTATCACTTGGAACGTTCTTAGTCCCACTTGGAAGTCCCTTTTCGTAGCTTGAATTGACTTTTTTTAGATGTTATGCTACAT encodes:
- the LOC122196110 gene encoding uncharacterized mitochondrial protein AtMg00810-like; this encodes MAFRKKLTPSLDKPVVDMTLYLQMIESLIYLTASRPNIMFFVCYCTRFQANPCEPHVTAVKTIFRYLKRPSLLGIWYTSGSGFFVQAFLDADLGGCGLDRKSTTGGCQFLDGKLVSWQSKKQTYVPLRLLK